The Lemur catta isolate mLemCat1 chromosome 8, mLemCat1.pri, whole genome shotgun sequence genome has a segment encoding these proteins:
- the LYPD6 gene encoding ly6/PLAUR domain-containing protein 6 isoform X2, producing the protein MGPAPALAWLLLLSLLSDCLRAAQSRDFTVKDIIYLHPSTTPYPGGFKCFTCEKAADNYECNRWAPDIYCPRGLHFLL; encoded by the exons ATGGGACCTGCCCCTGCTCTGGCCTGGCTCCTGCTCCTGAGCCTGCTGTCCGATTGCCTGAGAGCCGCTCAGTCCCGCGACTTCACCGTGAAGGACATTATCTACCTCCACCCTTCAA CCACACCATATCCTGGTGGATTTAAATGTTTCACCTGTGAAAAGGCAGCAGACAACTATGAGTGCAACCGATGGGCTCCGGACATCTACTGTCCTCGAG